The following proteins come from a genomic window of Loxodonta africana isolate mLoxAfr1 chromosome 19, mLoxAfr1.hap2, whole genome shotgun sequence:
- the IL31 gene encoding interleukin-31: SPVSPFAPQREAEKGVPESTKYTLPCSTSDPHPSNNINSSAILPYFQGIKQHINNKSVVDEITGQLKKLVSQDTSEINVSVPTDPFERKCFILAILQQFAKCVDGKAMNSEDQKAS; encoded by the coding sequence TCACCAGTTTCTCCCTTCGCCCCACAGCGGGAAGCAGAGAAAGGAGTGCCGGAAAGCACAAAGTACACACTGCCTTGTTCGACCTCTGACCCCCACCCATCAAACAACATCAACAGCTCAGCCATCCTGCCATACTTCCAGGGGATCAAACAGCATATAAATAACAAAAGTGTTGTTGATGAAATCACAGGACAGCTGAAGAAACTCGTATCTCAAGACACATCAGAAATAAATGTCTCGGTGCCTACAGATCCCTTTGAACGTAAATGCTTCATCTTGGCAATTTTACAACAGTTTGCAAAGTGCGTGGATGGCAAAGCAATGAACTCTGAGGACCAAAAGGCCAGTTAA